The window TCGCGTCGGAGTTGCGCTCCGGGATAACAAAGCCCTCTCGCCCGTCCTCCATATCGGCGCCCGATTCAAACGTGGCGACGACCGGAAGCCCAAACGCCATGGCTTCCTGAACAACCCCGGCGGATCCCTCGCCCAGACTTGGGAAGACGAACACATCTGCCCAATCGTATTGCTTTGCCAGTTCATCCGTCTGCAAACGGCCGAGGAATTCAACGCGGTCGGAGTACTTTGCAGTGATTTCCGGACGCAACTTATTGCTACCGGCTATGCGGATCTCCACGGAAGCAGGGTCCAGTTTCTCGATTGCCTGCAAGAGGTACACGACGCCCTTTCGAACGCCGACCGTACCTGCGAAGAAGACGCGTAGCTTGCCTTCCCGGTCCGCCTTTTTCTCTGCCTGCCTGTCGTCAGAACGAGGATGGCCGTGATGATTCAACCACAGGGGATTCGTGTAAGGGCAGAATTGCACGCGATCGTCATCGAAAGAGTAGCTGTCGAGCAAATTGCGCTGCGTGGCGGCAGAGGGACAGAGAATCAAATCGGCAGAACGAAGATCTTTCTCCTCAACCTGCACCATCTCACGTTCGACGTTGTCGTAGTCGCCCGCGTCCTCAAGGAACCAATCGCCGTATCGCCGGAACTCCTCGCGCATTTCGGGAATGAGTTTCTTGATCGGAATGTGCATCTGGTCGAGTACGATGAACTTGTCAGGAAAGACTTCGCGACAAATGTGAGCTGAGAGTGCGAAGCAATACAGCACATTGAACTTGTCTGCCCGCGACCGAAGCAGCCCAGCGATCTCCCGAGAGACCTCGGCATTGATTCGCAGCGAATCCATGATCGTCGCAGCGCGACGACGTTCGCGGATGGACTTCACGCCGCCCCACCCGAGTTGCAGCACTTTCCTGTCGGGCAGAAGCGCCTGGTGACGCGCCATCAGGCTTCCCAAGGCCGGCGATTTTGAGAGTCTTGTCGCCTGGCGAAGTGCGCGATGCCAAGGACCGCGGCAATAAACATCGGTGGCCAGCACATCGAGCAAGTCGGCGCGGTGAAGCATCGTCGGAAGCGCGTAGCTGCGGCGTGCTCCATTCATGTGAACGGCAATTCTCATTGTCGCTTCACTCGATTGGCCACCGCCTGCATGCGTTTGCCCAATCGGAAAATCTTCAGGTACATGCCAAGACCGACGGTGCGATCGAGAACTGCATGGTAATAATCCGGTGTCTTGGGCTGCCATTTGCCCTGCCGGATCGCTTCCTTCTTCAACATCGCGGCTTCGTTGGTCATATCCGCGTGGTGGAAATAGCGGAAGAGTTTCATCACCTGGTGGCGCTCGCACTCGCGAACGAACCCGGCCAGGATCTCATCCAGATCGTCGCGGCCGGCAAAGAAGCGCTTCACCCAATCGGTGATGTGCATGTGCGACTCACCGGTCCGTGAGGCCTTCATCGTCAGATTCCCGTCCCAGGTCTCCTTCTTGATGAAGCACCCGTCGAAGGTGTAGGTCGGCACGCCCTGCTGTGCGGCGGGAATCAGAAGCTCGCGATCCGCGTTGAAAGACTCGATGCGGAAACCACCGAATTCCTTCAGGACCTTGTGCGAGTAGATCATGCCGGACGGCGCAGCGGTCAGTTCGGCGCCGCCCACAGCCGCCCCGAGGATCTGATAGAAGCTGATTTTCTCCAGCTTCGTCGGCGTTCCCTCCAAGCCAACCTTAGCAGGCATCGCGAGGAAGTCTTCCTCAGTCGCCAGTTCAAAGACCTTCCACAGATTGTCGATATCCCCGAAGGCATCGTCGCTGTGGAGGTAGACGATGTAATCGCCTTCAGCCAGCCCGATCGCGCGGTTGTGATTCCCCCAGATGTTCACCAACTCATTGAAGTAGACATAACGAATCCGCGGGTCGTCGAACGAATCGACGACCTCGCGGGTATTGTCCTGACTTGCGTTGTCGATGATCAGAATCTCAAAATCGCCTTCCTGGCGCGTTGCAGAAGAAATGCAATCGGCCAGCATCCCACCTCTGTTGTAAGTGGGAATGACAATCGAGATTTTCGGGTCCTTCACCGGCATGAATGTGCTCTCGGATCAGTTGGCGTCGCGCTGCATCTCTTCGGCAACGTCAGCGATGATCTGTTCGAGGGTACGCTTGGGCACCCAACCGATCGCGCCCTTGATCTTATCGACGCACGGCATGCGGCGCTGCATGTCTTCGAAACCACCGCCCTTGAAGACTTCCTCATACGGGATCGTTCTGATCTCGGCGTCGGACTTCGTGATCTTCTTCACCAGTTCGGCGAGCTGCATGATCGTGATCTCTCGCGTGTGGCCGACGTTGAAGACTTCACCGGTGCAGCCCTTCGTATCCATCAGTGCAGTAACAGCCTCAACAACGTCGTGGACGTGACAGAAGCAACGGCTCTGGTCGCCGGTTCCGTAGACGTAGATGGGCTCGTTGTTCATGGCTTGGCGCACGAAGTTCGGAACCACCATGCCGTACTGGCCGGTCTGGCGCGGGCCAACGGTGTTGAACAGACGCACGACGATGACGGGCAGACGATTCTGCTTCCAATGCGCCAGCGCAATGAACTCATCCAGCGCCTTCGCACAGGCGTATGCCCAACGATGGCGCGTGGTCGGGCCTTCGAGGCGATCGCCTTCCTCGCGGAACGGCACGTCGGTGGACTTGCCGTAAACCTCGGACGTCGAGAAAACCATGGTCTTCTTACGATAGCGCGCAGCGTGGCGAAGAACCGTCTCGGTACCGCCAACGATCGTCTCGATGGTCTGAACGGGTTGGTCCATGATGAGCTTCACGCCGACTGCGGAAGCGAGATGGAAAATCGCATCGGACTCGCGAACCAACTCTTCAACGATCGAATCGTGAAGAACCGTATCGAAGATGAAGCGGAAGCGGCCGTCGGGGCCATATTCCTGGTCCAGATCCTCGATGTTGGAGTAGGAACCCGTCGAGAGGTTGTCCAGGACGATCACGCGATGGCCCTGCTTGAGAAGGTAGTGCGCCAGGTGGCCACCGATGAAGCCGGCCCCACCGGTCAGGAGATACGTCTTTTCTTGCGTTTTCTGCATGGTCTTTCCTCGAATCACGTTGGTGAGTTCTTCTATGAAACTTTCCTAGATCACTTCTTTGTCGCCTGCGCTTCGTAGACCTTCGCCCAAGCCATAAAATCGTAGAACATCAGTAGGAAGCAGAGCACAAATCCCTGACGCTTGTCCAGAAAGCCGAGCCGGAAGAAGTACGCATAGATGAATCGAAAGACGAAACGGAACGGCAGACGCAGAAAGACCTGCTTGAGCCGCCGCTTGATGTACTTCTTCCGATCCAGGTGTTTCTCGCCTTCCTTGAATCCGCCGCGAAGGAACTGCTCGTAAAGGTCAGCCTCCCAGGTCGAGTAGCGATTGTGCTTCTCAACCCAGACGGCGATGCTGGGATAGGGGTAGTGTTTGATGCTGTTCTTCAGCTTGCCCATTTTGCCCTGAAGAATAACGTGCTCGTGAGCCTCGTTATCGCCGGAATTCTGACCAGCCTTTGTGGGCATCTTCTCGTAGCGACCAAGCTTGTGGCGGAACAGCCGAAGCACGCGAAGATCCGCATAGCCGCAGTGCTTGATCTCGCCGCCCATGAAGAAGTAGCGGAAGTGAATATCGTAGCCATCGTACTCCGTGGACTTGATGGCCTGCGCGATCTCTTTGACCAGCGCCTTCGGAACTTCCTCGTCGGCGTCGACAATCAGAACCCACTCGTTCCGGAAGGGAAGATTCTCAAGGCTCCAATTCTTCTTCTTGGGATACGTGCCGTTGAAGTGAAACTGCACAACCTGGGCGCCATGCTGCTCGGCCACTTCCACGGTCTTGTCCGTGGATTGCGAGTCCACAACGAAGATCTCATCCGCCCAAAGCAGACTCTTCAGGTAGCGGCGCAGATTCGCTTCCTCATTTTTCACGGGTACGATGATGCTGACGGGCACGAGCCCCTTGGGCCGCAGCCCGGCAGGGGCCTCGGCCGTATCGGTGTTTGGAGTGGCCTCAGTCACGGGAGCTGTCACTTACGGACTTCTTCTCCATCCTCAGGATTCTCGAACCGCGTCTTGATGGGTACGCATGGAAAGCCGGCGCAAACCATGTTCTCCGGCATATCCTTGGTGACCACAGACCTCGCCCCGATCACGGCGTTCTTCCCAATCCGCACATTCATTGCCACAAATGCATCGGCACAAATCCAAGCCCCCGCATCAACGGAGATCGGCCCGTAGATGAGCGGGAACTTCGGATCCTTGTAGTCATGACTGGCACCGCACAGATGCACATTCTGCGATACAGTGGCTGTATCGCCGATCGTGATCCGGTCGACGTTATAGCAAGTCACACGAGGTG of the bacterium genome contains:
- a CDS encoding putative colanic acid biosynthesis acetyltransferase, with the translated sequence MSTQKRGTLAMVPDSNLQDLAPPDNVQMDSDQPSPHSLANKLGRVLWGIVRFLLFRPSPRILRRYRVLILKLFGADIDWTAIVHPSVDIWAPWNLSMGPHACLAPRVTCYNVDRITIGDTATVSQNVHLCGASHDYKDPKFPLIYGPISVDAGAWICADAFVAMNVRIGKNAVIGARSVVTKDMPENMVCAGFPCVPIKTRFENPEDGEEVRK
- a CDS encoding glycosyltransferase family 2 protein — its product is MPVKDPKISIVIPTYNRGGMLADCISSATRQEGDFEILIIDNASQDNTREVVDSFDDPRIRYVYFNELVNIWGNHNRAIGLAEGDYIVYLHSDDAFGDIDNLWKVFELATEEDFLAMPAKVGLEGTPTKLEKISFYQILGAAVGGAELTAAPSGMIYSHKVLKEFGGFRIESFNADRELLIPAAQQGVPTYTFDGCFIKKETWDGNLTMKASRTGESHMHITDWVKRFFAGRDDLDEILAGFVRECERHQVMKLFRYFHHADMTNEAAMLKKEAIRQGKWQPKTPDYYHAVLDRTVGLGMYLKIFRLGKRMQAVANRVKRQ
- a CDS encoding glycosyltransferase family 2 protein codes for the protein MPVSIIVPVKNEEANLRRYLKSLLWADEIFVVDSQSTDKTVEVAEQHGAQVVQFHFNGTYPKKKNWSLENLPFRNEWVLIVDADEEVPKALVKEIAQAIKSTEYDGYDIHFRYFFMGGEIKHCGYADLRVLRLFRHKLGRYEKMPTKAGQNSGDNEAHEHVILQGKMGKLKNSIKHYPYPSIAVWVEKHNRYSTWEADLYEQFLRGGFKEGEKHLDRKKYIKRRLKQVFLRLPFRFVFRFIYAYFFRLGFLDKRQGFVLCFLLMFYDFMAWAKVYEAQATKK
- a CDS encoding GDP-mannose 4,6-dehydratase; the encoded protein is MQKTQEKTYLLTGGAGFIGGHLAHYLLKQGHRVIVLDNLSTGSYSNIEDLDQEYGPDGRFRFIFDTVLHDSIVEELVRESDAIFHLASAVGVKLIMDQPVQTIETIVGGTETVLRHAARYRKKTMVFSTSEVYGKSTDVPFREEGDRLEGPTTRHRWAYACAKALDEFIALAHWKQNRLPVIVVRLFNTVGPRQTGQYGMVVPNFVRQAMNNEPIYVYGTGDQSRCFCHVHDVVEAVTALMDTKGCTGEVFNVGHTREITIMQLAELVKKITKSDAEIRTIPYEEVFKGGGFEDMQRRMPCVDKIKGAIGWVPKRTLEQIIADVAEEMQRDAN
- a CDS encoding glycosyltransferase family 4 protein, coding for MRIAVHMNGARRSYALPTMLHRADLLDVLATDVYCRGPWHRALRQATRLSKSPALGSLMARHQALLPDRKVLQLGWGGVKSIRERRRAATIMDSLRINAEVSREIAGLLRSRADKFNVLYCFALSAHICREVFPDKFIVLDQMHIPIKKLIPEMREEFRRYGDWFLEDAGDYDNVEREMVQVEEKDLRSADLILCPSAATQRNLLDSYSFDDDRVQFCPYTNPLWLNHHGHPRSDDRQAEKKADREGKLRVFFAGTVGVRKGVVYLLQAIEKLDPASVEIRIAGSNKLRPEITAKYSDRVEFLGRLQTDELAKQYDWADVFVFPSLGEGSAGVVQEAMAFGLPVVATFESGADMEDGREGFVIPERNSDAIAEALQKYIDDRSLLVEHAKGALASARGRELEPGAEKLRAVLSRAFAERRKAISS